The Mycolicibacterium mageritense genome contains a region encoding:
- a CDS encoding adenylate/guanylate cyclase domain-containing protein → MTAADVTCVTCGTGLRENAKFCDECGTAVSAAAEPAEYKQVTVLFADVVRSMDIAASVGAERLREVMTELVNRSTSVIQRYGGTLNNFTGDGIMALFGAPVALEDHAFRACLAALEIQDETQRLAAELQHRDGIALQLRVGLNSGEVIAGEIGSHPMSYTAVGEQVGMAQRMESIAPPGGVMISETTARLVREHATLGDPEMVRIKGSETPVPARRLYGTAHAPPGVGRRESPLIGRAWEADALARISERAFGGVGVVAGLVGPAGIGKSRLAREAASAARGRGIEVFSTYCESHTRDIPFLVVARLLRAAFGVGAMPPDDARSHIRNQLPHADDEDQLLLGDLLGINDTGGALPDISPDARRRRLTALLNTATLERRTPAMYVVEDVHWIDEASESMLAEFTSIVSQTPSLVVITYRPDYHGQLSRGGGSQIITLAPLDGSHTAELARELLGGDPSVADLAAVVAERSAGNPFFAEEIVRDLAERNLLQGERGRYTCAGNVIDVSVPATLQATIGARIDRLAPPAKRTLHAAAVIGARFGSQLLAGLHEGAEVSPLVEAELVDQVTFTPRPEYAFRHPLIQKVAYESQLKSARADLHRRLATIIEQGDPESVDENAAMIAIQWEAAGELRPAFAWHMRAGNWFNYRDVRAARTSWQRARDVADQLPTDDPERPAMRIAPRTLLCGTTFRVGGGPEDTGFDQLRELAVAANDNVSLAIGMAGHLTTLAFNSHYRDALQLASELDAHVEAIGDPALTVALLYAAAHAKYEAGEASECIGLAQRVIDLADGDPIKGNVMLASPLAWALAVRGVAKLCLGISGWNGDIEQGMVHAQPFDATARIVPALYRYSCGIPNGALLPDAAAVLHTAELLKIAEQSGDDTAVALAQLNRAVVLAHQDGSENKAAFDLLGQARNALRRISGGLRRIADIEMARLKARSGDTEGAIELANVVFDEQFDTGEMISRGPAATVLVESLLTEPSPSDRKTAMDVIERLAAVPIDPGFVLHEIPLLRLRAMLARIDDDQLAYRTYVDRYRSKASAVGFEGHIAIANTM, encoded by the coding sequence ATGACGGCTGCTGACGTGACGTGTGTGACATGCGGCACCGGACTGCGTGAGAACGCGAAGTTCTGTGACGAGTGTGGAACCGCCGTTTCGGCCGCGGCGGAACCGGCCGAGTACAAGCAGGTGACGGTGCTGTTCGCCGATGTGGTTCGGTCAATGGATATCGCGGCTTCTGTGGGTGCGGAGCGGCTCCGCGAGGTGATGACCGAGCTGGTCAACCGATCCACGTCTGTGATCCAACGCTACGGCGGCACGCTGAACAATTTCACCGGCGATGGAATCATGGCGTTATTTGGTGCGCCAGTAGCGTTGGAGGACCACGCTTTTCGCGCCTGCCTCGCGGCGTTGGAGATCCAGGACGAGACCCAACGCCTAGCCGCCGAGCTTCAGCACCGCGACGGGATCGCGCTGCAGCTGCGGGTCGGCCTCAACTCGGGCGAAGTCATCGCAGGTGAAATCGGTTCACACCCAATGAGCTACACGGCAGTGGGCGAACAGGTCGGAATGGCCCAGCGAATGGAATCGATCGCGCCGCCGGGCGGAGTGATGATCAGCGAGACGACGGCCCGATTGGTTCGCGAACACGCGACGCTGGGTGACCCGGAGATGGTGCGCATCAAGGGCAGCGAAACCCCTGTGCCCGCGCGTCGCCTCTACGGAACCGCTCACGCGCCTCCCGGAGTAGGCCGGCGCGAATCGCCCCTGATCGGGCGGGCGTGGGAAGCGGATGCGTTAGCCCGCATCTCAGAGCGAGCATTCGGTGGAGTTGGAGTTGTTGCCGGACTGGTGGGTCCAGCAGGCATCGGCAAGAGTCGGCTCGCCCGGGAAGCGGCATCGGCGGCAAGAGGCCGTGGCATCGAGGTCTTTTCGACCTACTGCGAATCCCACACGCGCGACATCCCGTTTCTTGTCGTCGCACGGCTGCTGCGGGCCGCCTTCGGTGTAGGCGCTATGCCACCCGACGACGCCCGGTCACATATCCGCAACCAACTCCCACACGCGGACGACGAAGATCAATTACTCCTCGGCGATCTCCTCGGCATCAATGACACCGGTGGCGCACTACCCGATATCAGTCCCGACGCCCGGCGCCGGCGACTTACTGCTCTGCTCAACACGGCCACACTCGAACGCCGTACCCCGGCAATGTACGTGGTCGAGGACGTCCACTGGATCGACGAGGCTAGTGAGTCCATGCTCGCCGAATTCACATCCATCGTTTCCCAGACCCCATCACTGGTCGTTATCACCTACCGCCCGGATTACCACGGCCAGCTGTCGCGCGGCGGCGGGTCTCAGATCATCACCCTTGCACCATTGGATGGTTCGCACACCGCAGAATTGGCTCGAGAGCTACTCGGCGGGGATCCATCGGTGGCAGATTTGGCGGCCGTGGTCGCCGAGCGATCTGCCGGCAACCCGTTCTTCGCCGAAGAAATAGTGCGCGACTTAGCCGAACGCAACCTACTCCAGGGTGAACGGGGCCGTTACACATGCGCTGGAAACGTCATCGACGTCAGTGTCCCGGCCACGCTCCAGGCGACAATCGGTGCCCGCATTGACCGGTTAGCCCCACCCGCCAAGAGAACCCTGCACGCTGCAGCGGTAATCGGTGCGCGATTCGGTTCCCAGCTACTGGCCGGCCTTCATGAGGGAGCCGAGGTGTCCCCTCTGGTCGAGGCAGAACTCGTCGACCAGGTTACGTTCACACCCCGTCCTGAGTACGCCTTCCGACATCCGCTGATTCAAAAAGTTGCCTACGAATCGCAATTGAAGTCGGCGCGCGCGGATCTGCACCGCCGGTTAGCGACCATCATCGAACAAGGCGACCCTGAGTCTGTGGACGAGAACGCCGCGATGATCGCCATTCAATGGGAGGCAGCTGGTGAACTCCGGCCGGCCTTTGCCTGGCACATGCGAGCTGGCAACTGGTTCAACTACCGCGACGTGCGAGCGGCACGGACGAGCTGGCAGCGAGCAAGAGATGTGGCCGACCAACTACCGACCGACGACCCGGAGCGGCCAGCGATGCGCATAGCACCGCGAACGCTGCTGTGCGGCACGACCTTCCGCGTCGGCGGTGGTCCTGAAGACACCGGATTTGACCAGCTGCGAGAGTTAGCCGTGGCCGCAAATGACAACGTGTCCTTGGCGATCGGCATGGCCGGCCACCTCACGACGCTCGCATTCAACTCGCACTATCGGGACGCATTGCAGTTGGCCTCGGAACTCGACGCACATGTGGAGGCGATCGGCGATCCGGCACTGACCGTCGCGCTGCTGTACGCGGCCGCCCACGCGAAGTACGAGGCTGGGGAAGCGTCCGAATGCATCGGGCTGGCACAACGTGTCATCGACCTGGCCGACGGTGATCCGATCAAGGGCAATGTGATGCTTGCGTCACCGTTGGCGTGGGCGTTGGCGGTGCGGGGCGTGGCCAAGTTGTGCCTGGGGATCAGTGGATGGAACGGCGACATCGAACAAGGCATGGTGCACGCGCAGCCTTTCGACGCGACCGCCCGCATTGTGCCCGCCCTGTACCGATATTCCTGCGGCATCCCAAACGGTGCGCTGCTGCCCGATGCGGCGGCCGTACTGCACACCGCTGAGCTGCTGAAAATCGCAGAGCAGTCCGGTGACGACACGGCCGTCGCGCTCGCCCAACTCAATCGAGCTGTTGTGCTTGCCCATCAAGACGGCTCCGAGAACAAGGCCGCTTTTGACTTGCTCGGCCAGGCCCGCAATGCACTGCGTCGCATCTCCGGAGGGCTCAGACGGATCGCCGACATCGAAATGGCGCGCCTGAAGGCGCGTTCCGGTGATACTGAGGGTGCCATCGAGCTCGCGAACGTGGTCTTCGATGAGCAGTTCGACACCGGCGAGATGATCTCACGCGGTCCAGCGGCCACCGTGCTGGTCGAGTCGCTACTCACCGAGCCAAGCCCCTCTGATCGCAAGACTGCGATGGATGTCATCGAACGATTGGCTGCCGTGCCGATCGACCCGGGTTTCGTGCTTCACGAGATTCCACTACTCAGACTGCGAGCAATGTTGGCCCGCATTGACGACGACCAACTTGCCTACCGCACCTATGTCGATCGCTATCGGTCGAAGGCATCGGCGGTGGGCTTCGAAGGACACATCGCGATCGCCAACACCATGTAG
- a CDS encoding DUF4242 domain-containing protein, translating into MKRYIIEREIAGASELTEAELAEIAAKSNSVVDSLGVPYRWITSYVAGDKIYCLHEAPSEEAIREHARCGGFPADNVAVIANEFGPHSAGSVAQ; encoded by the coding sequence ATGAAGCGATACATCATCGAGCGGGAGATCGCGGGCGCCAGCGAGCTGACCGAGGCGGAACTGGCCGAGATCGCGGCGAAGTCCAACAGTGTCGTCGACAGCCTGGGCGTGCCGTACCGGTGGATCACCAGCTACGTCGCAGGCGACAAGATCTACTGCCTTCACGAGGCGCCGAGCGAGGAAGCGATCCGCGAGCACGCACGTTGCGGCGGCTTCCCCGCCGACAATGTGGCGGTGATAGCCAACGAGTTCGGTCCGCACTCCGCCGGTTCGGTGGCGCAATAG
- a CDS encoding BTAD domain-containing putative transcriptional regulator, translating into MAVEFRILGEVEVLVDGRGLDVGHARQRCVLVSLLVDVNRPVSPDQLTDRVWADEPPHKARNALAAYISRLRQLIAGNDGVRIVRGPGGYMLQADAQTVDLYLFRDRVSRARMVSVSADAAGLFDAALQLWRGEPFPSLDTPWANEVRASLEAERFSAVLDRNDAALDAGRHGELLNDLAATGQLYPLDERVAGQLMLAQYRCGRQAAALETYRAMRERLVQELGVDPSPALQAVHQQILAGDPQRPAARVPAFPVTQLAVAKLAEAPAVITVAESAIPRRPTRLIGREEAVQRVLDAFGDGPVVTLTGVGGVGKTRLALEVAAKYNVSDADGAWVCELAPLSDGSAIGRTVAAALRVQASFGQTFDQAVVEHLRPLELLLVVDNCEHVLDEAAALIDRIAAECPGVKVLATSREPLGLDGERIVPVPPLAEHHAAELFAERARASRPDFDPGREPVGAVAEICRRLDGVPLAIELAAARMRAMSSLDVARRLDRLRLLSGGKRGAHPRQQSVTATIDWSYRLLSESEQRLFVRLSAFAGGFDLEAVHRVCADDGTTDDDTFDILLSLVDKSMVVVRTGPAGTRYDLLETLRAYGRERLQDSGLVDAVASRHARYFIELIERASVGLRGPDEAAWVQRILPKAGTTYAAPDYDNLRTAFEWAMARQDVDLALRLATSLPELHLRIGYHPMDWVERAVQAAVSDHPLFPAAVGTVARGYQVLGEFAHARAVLGLAEAREPAPGVSFLAHPADVLADIVMNEGDAVTSTAYFEDLFQKSAEDTDPMRLVLAAERITLGHQAMGTLGSALQSAEQAMRIAEATRNPTVRSLAGSALGRALSETEPERALKILAEAGELATSVENNWLIAMAIMESATINTVRGDLATAARYFVSALDLFVVGGPGRVIPLQWDNLRRVTRFLFRAGAAEAAALHHAIVASGRVPPLSAAEVADLDGADSVMLTDEDIIEYTRTALTRYC; encoded by the coding sequence ATGGCGGTGGAGTTTCGGATCCTCGGCGAGGTCGAGGTACTGGTTGACGGCCGGGGCCTCGACGTCGGTCATGCGCGCCAACGGTGTGTGTTGGTGTCGCTGCTCGTCGACGTCAATCGCCCGGTTTCGCCCGACCAGCTCACGGACCGGGTATGGGCCGATGAGCCGCCTCATAAGGCGCGCAATGCGTTGGCGGCCTACATCTCTCGGCTGCGACAGCTCATCGCCGGCAATGACGGGGTGCGGATAGTCCGCGGCCCGGGCGGTTACATGCTGCAAGCCGATGCACAGACGGTGGACCTCTACCTGTTTCGTGACAGGGTGTCCCGTGCTCGGATGGTATCGGTCTCGGCGGACGCCGCAGGATTGTTCGACGCTGCGCTCCAGTTGTGGCGCGGTGAGCCGTTCCCCTCGCTCGATACCCCTTGGGCGAACGAGGTGCGGGCCTCGCTTGAGGCCGAGCGGTTTTCGGCGGTGCTGGATCGCAATGACGCGGCGCTCGACGCAGGCCGCCACGGTGAGTTGCTCAACGACCTCGCAGCGACCGGGCAGTTGTATCCCCTCGACGAGCGGGTGGCTGGTCAGCTGATGCTGGCGCAGTACCGGTGTGGAAGGCAAGCGGCTGCCCTGGAGACGTACCGTGCGATGCGCGAACGGCTTGTCCAGGAGTTGGGTGTCGACCCGAGCCCCGCTTTGCAGGCGGTGCACCAGCAGATCCTCGCCGGCGATCCGCAGCGGCCTGCCGCGCGGGTTCCTGCGTTTCCGGTCACGCAACTCGCCGTCGCGAAACTCGCCGAGGCCCCGGCGGTCATAACCGTGGCAGAGTCTGCGATTCCTCGGCGGCCAACCCGGCTCATCGGCCGCGAGGAGGCCGTTCAACGCGTACTTGACGCGTTCGGCGACGGTCCCGTTGTCACGCTGACGGGTGTAGGGGGTGTCGGCAAGACCCGGCTGGCGCTCGAGGTCGCGGCCAAATACAACGTCAGTGATGCCGACGGCGCGTGGGTCTGTGAGCTGGCGCCGCTCAGCGATGGTTCCGCAATCGGGCGGACTGTGGCGGCCGCGTTGAGGGTGCAGGCCAGTTTCGGGCAGACCTTCGACCAGGCGGTGGTCGAACATCTGCGCCCGCTGGAACTGCTCCTCGTCGTCGACAACTGCGAGCACGTGCTGGACGAGGCGGCGGCGCTCATCGACCGGATCGCCGCAGAGTGTCCGGGTGTGAAGGTGCTGGCTACCAGCAGAGAACCGCTCGGGCTGGATGGCGAGCGCATCGTTCCGGTGCCGCCTCTGGCGGAGCACCACGCCGCCGAACTCTTCGCCGAACGGGCAAGGGCCAGCCGGCCGGATTTCGACCCGGGCCGTGAGCCCGTGGGCGCGGTCGCAGAGATCTGTCGCCGCCTCGACGGTGTGCCGTTGGCGATCGAGCTGGCTGCGGCACGGATGCGTGCGATGAGCAGTCTGGACGTTGCGCGCCGGCTGGATCGACTGCGCCTCCTCAGCGGCGGCAAGCGGGGCGCCCATCCGCGACAGCAGAGCGTGACGGCGACGATCGACTGGTCGTACCGATTGTTGTCCGAATCCGAACAGCGGTTGTTCGTGCGCCTTTCGGCCTTTGCAGGCGGGTTCGATCTGGAAGCGGTTCACCGGGTATGCGCCGATGACGGCACCACCGATGACGACACGTTCGACATCCTGCTGAGTTTGGTCGACAAGTCGATGGTCGTGGTCCGGACCGGCCCCGCGGGCACCCGATACGACCTGCTGGAAACTCTGCGCGCATACGGACGGGAACGCTTGCAGGACAGCGGACTTGTCGACGCTGTGGCGTCGCGGCATGCGCGCTACTTCATCGAGCTCATCGAGCGCGCCTCGGTTGGTCTGCGCGGACCTGATGAAGCGGCATGGGTGCAGCGCATCTTGCCCAAGGCCGGTACGACCTATGCCGCACCGGATTACGACAACCTCCGCACTGCGTTCGAGTGGGCCATGGCTCGCCAGGACGTCGACCTGGCGCTTCGGCTGGCGACGTCACTGCCGGAGCTACACCTGCGCATCGGCTACCACCCCATGGACTGGGTGGAGCGGGCAGTTCAGGCTGCCGTCTCCGATCATCCGCTCTTTCCGGCGGCCGTAGGCACCGTGGCCCGCGGCTATCAGGTTCTCGGCGAATTCGCGCATGCCCGAGCGGTGTTGGGCCTGGCCGAAGCGCGCGAGCCCGCACCTGGCGTCTCGTTTCTCGCCCATCCGGCGGATGTGCTCGCCGACATCGTGATGAACGAAGGCGACGCGGTCACGAGCACGGCCTACTTCGAGGACCTGTTCCAGAAATCGGCAGAGGACACCGATCCAATGAGATTGGTATTGGCAGCAGAACGAATCACGCTCGGCCATCAGGCGATGGGGACATTGGGTTCTGCGTTGCAGTCCGCCGAGCAGGCGATGCGGATCGCAGAGGCCACGCGAAATCCGACGGTGCGGTCCTTGGCCGGATCCGCGCTGGGCCGCGCCCTGTCCGAGACCGAGCCGGAGCGGGCGCTGAAGATCTTGGCTGAAGCCGGAGAATTGGCCACCTCGGTCGAGAACAACTGGCTGATCGCAATGGCCATAATGGAATCGGCCACGATCAATACGGTGCGCGGCGACTTGGCCACGGCGGCGCGATATTTCGTGAGCGCGCTGGATCTGTTCGTGGTTGGTGGGCCCGGCCGGGTGATACCCCTGCAGTGGGACAACCTGAGACGTGTGACGAGGTTCCTTTTCCGTGCAGGTGCCGCCGAGGCGGCGGCGCTGCACCACGCGATCGTTGCGTCTGGCCGAGTGCCGCCGCTGAGCGCCGCCGAGGTCGCCGACCTCGACGGCGCAGACAGCGTGATGCTGACCGATGAGGACATCATCGAATACACACGAACGGCCTTGACCCGATACTGCTGA
- the mddA gene encoding methanethiol S-methyltransferase encodes MSAKPPANAVAGPKIGSCPVLHDTAGSGHTDRETLKVAALLYGAASYAVFLGVFLYAIGFVADVVVPRSVDRANHAPVWQAMIIDLGLLTVFAVQHSVMARPSFKRWWTRFVPATIERSTYVLFASSALALVFWQWRSIGTTVWQVDPTPARVAVYALAAIGWFTVLASTFMIDHFELFGVRQVVLAWQSKGNAEKGFRTVLLYRLVRHPLMLGFLIAFWATPTMTAGHLLFAVGTTAYILVALQFEERDLIGALGEPYREYRERVPMLLPQPWRSR; translated from the coding sequence ATGAGCGCCAAACCGCCGGCGAATGCAGTTGCCGGCCCAAAGATCGGCAGCTGCCCGGTTCTTCATGACACCGCAGGAAGCGGTCACACCGATCGAGAGACACTGAAGGTCGCCGCGCTGCTGTACGGCGCGGCCAGCTACGCAGTGTTTCTCGGGGTATTCCTGTACGCAATCGGGTTCGTCGCAGACGTCGTTGTGCCCCGCAGCGTCGACCGCGCGAACCACGCGCCGGTGTGGCAAGCGATGATCATCGATCTCGGCTTGTTGACCGTGTTCGCGGTGCAGCACAGTGTGATGGCCCGGCCCTCCTTTAAGCGTTGGTGGACCCGTTTCGTTCCGGCCACCATCGAACGCAGCACCTACGTGCTCTTCGCGTCGTCGGCACTGGCACTGGTGTTCTGGCAGTGGCGTTCGATCGGCACAACGGTTTGGCAGGTGGATCCCACGCCCGCCCGGGTGGCGGTATACGCATTGGCGGCCATCGGTTGGTTCACCGTGCTCGCATCGACATTCATGATCGACCATTTCGAGCTGTTCGGCGTTCGTCAAGTGGTGCTCGCATGGCAGTCAAAAGGCAATGCGGAGAAAGGGTTCCGTACGGTCCTGCTCTACCGGCTGGTGCGTCACCCGCTGATGCTGGGGTTCCTGATCGCGTTCTGGGCAACGCCAACCATGACGGCTGGGCATCTTTTGTTCGCCGTCGGCACCACCGCATACATTCTGGTCGCGCTGCAATTCGAGGAGAGAGATCTGATCGGCGCACTGGGCGAGCCCTATCGCGAGTATCGCGAGCGTGTGCCCATGCTTCTTCCGCAGCCGTGGCGATCACGATAG
- a CDS encoding class I SAM-dependent methyltransferase, translating to MRETEPFRAFVDGDDRQLKAAHRALWASGDYPAVAADLISELGPELVRACGVRPGLRVLDVAAGSGNAAIPAAAAGGIVTASDLTPELFEAGQAIAARHNVELEWVEADAEAMPFANNSFDVVMSCVGAMFAPHHEAVTDELFRVCIPGGTIGMINWTPDGFIGTMIATFRPYAPPHAPTAPTMWGNEHHVRKLFGDKVTNLQMRRQLLLMDHRVTPPAFREYWKLNYGPIIAAYQFNRDKPERVAELDAQFLDYLERWNQSRVPGRTSYSAEYLLITAVKR from the coding sequence ATGCGTGAAACAGAACCATTCCGGGCGTTTGTCGACGGTGACGACCGCCAGCTCAAGGCCGCGCACCGGGCGCTGTGGGCGTCGGGTGACTATCCGGCGGTCGCCGCTGACCTCATCTCCGAGCTGGGGCCGGAGCTCGTTCGAGCTTGCGGTGTCCGTCCGGGCCTTCGCGTTCTCGACGTGGCTGCGGGCTCGGGCAACGCGGCAATTCCGGCTGCCGCAGCCGGAGGCATCGTCACCGCGAGCGATCTGACGCCGGAGCTGTTCGAGGCCGGTCAGGCGATCGCGGCAAGGCACAACGTCGAGCTGGAGTGGGTCGAGGCGGATGCCGAGGCAATGCCGTTCGCGAACAACAGCTTTGACGTCGTCATGTCATGTGTGGGTGCGATGTTCGCACCGCACCACGAGGCGGTGACCGACGAGCTGTTCCGGGTATGCATCCCTGGCGGAACGATCGGAATGATCAACTGGACTCCGGACGGGTTCATCGGCACCATGATCGCGACGTTCAGGCCTTATGCGCCGCCGCATGCACCGACCGCGCCCACGATGTGGGGCAACGAACATCACGTGCGAAAGTTGTTCGGAGACAAGGTCACCAACTTGCAGATGCGCCGGCAGTTGCTCCTGATGGACCATCGCGTGACCCCGCCGGCCTTCCGTGAGTATTGGAAGCTCAACTACGGACCGATCATCGCGGCATATCAGTTCAACCGCGACAAACCGGAACGCGTAGCCGAATTGGACGCGCAGTTCCTGGACTACCTCGAACGCTGGAATCAAAGCCGCGTGCCGGGGCGGACCTCCTACTCGGCGGAATACCTATTGATCACCGCAGTCAAGCGGTAA
- a CDS encoding SDR family oxidoreductase encodes MKVTVMGASGLIGTLLVDLLTREGEDVVAASRRTGADVRSGLGLAKAMAGADTLVDVTNSPSFDDEEVMDFFVGSTTHLVAAARQAGVGHYVALSIVGADELPDSGYMRAKVAQEQIVASSGLPYTIVRATQFREFASAIVESMVVETDADVNDEHDVRVPDALIQPIAADEVAAFLAEVAISPPRNHVIDIGGPEKIPFSRLAREVLAIRHDDQRVVVDQEATYFGTKLKKDSLVTGAGAMIASIPFC; translated from the coding sequence GTGAAGGTCACAGTGATGGGGGCCAGCGGCCTCATCGGGACTCTGCTCGTCGATCTGCTGACCCGGGAGGGTGAGGACGTGGTCGCCGCGTCCCGGCGCACCGGTGCTGATGTGCGCAGTGGCTTGGGGCTCGCCAAGGCCATGGCGGGTGCCGACACCCTCGTCGACGTCACCAATTCGCCGTCTTTCGACGACGAGGAGGTGATGGACTTCTTCGTGGGGTCGACCACGCATCTGGTGGCCGCGGCGCGGCAGGCCGGAGTGGGCCACTATGTCGCACTGTCGATCGTCGGCGCCGATGAACTCCCGGACAGCGGCTACATGCGGGCCAAGGTCGCCCAGGAGCAGATCGTCGCGTCGTCGGGGCTGCCGTACACCATCGTGCGGGCCACGCAGTTCCGGGAGTTCGCGTCGGCCATCGTCGAGTCGATGGTTGTCGAGACCGATGCGGATGTGAACGACGAGCATGACGTCCGGGTGCCGGATGCGCTGATTCAGCCGATTGCGGCCGACGAGGTCGCGGCCTTCCTGGCCGAGGTCGCGATATCGCCACCGCGCAATCACGTGATCGACATCGGTGGGCCCGAGAAGATCCCGTTCTCCCGGCTGGCCCGGGAGGTGCTGGCGATCCGCCACGACGATCAACGAGTGGTGGTCGATCAGGAGGCGACCTACTTCGGTACGAAGCTGAAGAAGGACAGCCTGGTGACCGGGGCCGGGGCGATGATCGCGTCGATCCCGTTCTGCTGA